In the genome of Polynucleobacter sp. TSB-Sco08W16, the window TCAATGCCAAATTATTTGGTGGATTGATTGTGGTTGGCTTGCTCAGTGGTGCCGCGATGATTGCGCTTTCACCATTCCGCCGTGGTCGTATGTTGGCATTCATGGATCCATGGCAAGTGGATAACGCAGCTAATAAAGGCTATCAATTAACACACTCTCTAATGGCCTTTGGTCGTGGCGAGTGGTTTGGTACTGGTCTTGGAGGGAGTGTCGAAAAGCTGCACTACTTGCCTGAAGCCCATACCGATTTCATCATGGCCGTGATTGGGGAAGAGCTTGGCTTTGTTGGCGTTGTTGTGATGATCTTTTTGTTTTACTGGATTGTGCGTCGTGCATTCATCATCGGTCGTACCGCTTTGCAATTGGATCGAAGTTTTGCAGGCTTGGCAGCAAAAGGCGTTGCCATCTGGATTGGCTGGCAAGCATTTATCAATATGGGTGTGAACCTAGGTTTGTTACCAACAAAAGGCTTAACTCTTCCATTGGTAAGTTATGGTGGGTCGGGCATCTTGATGAATGCCGTTGCGATTGCAATGCTGCTTCGTATTGATTACGAAAATCGTATTCTGATGCGCGGAGGGAAGTTGTGACAAAACCCTCAATATTAGTAATGGCTGGTGGTACTGGTGGGCATATCTTCCCAGGACTTGCCGTCGCCGAATATTTACGACTTTGCGGTTGGAATGTCTCTTGGTTAGGCAATCAAAGCGGTATGGAATATCGCTTAGTTAAATCTTGCAACTTTCCTTTTGAAGCCGTTGAGTTTGGTGGCTTACGTGGAAAAGGTCTCAAGGCAAAACTCATGCTGCCAATCAATTTGGCGCGAGCATGTTTTCAGAGTTGGAAGATCATGCGTCGCTTAAAACCAAGCGTTGTTCTGGGTATGGGCGGATACATTACTTTTCCTGGCGGCCTGGTAACAAAATTCTTAAAACGTCCATTAGTGCTTCATGAATCCAATTCTGTAGCTGGTAGCGCCAATCGTGCGCTTGCCAAGATTGCGATGCGTACCTTAACTGGCTTTCCTAACACGATGGCAAATGCAGAGTGGGTTGGTAATCCTATTCGTCAAGAGTTCGAGAATATGCCAGCACCTGCTTTGCGTTACGAACAGCGTCAAGGTCTTTTATCTATTTTGGTTGTCGGTGGTAGTTTAGGTGCTGTGGCACTGAATGAAAACATTCCCGCTGCTTTAGCTTTGATACCTAAGGATCTGCGACCCAAAGTAATTCATCAGGCCGGAGATAAGCATTTAGCAGATTTACAGAAACGCTATGCCGATCTGGGGGTTGAAGCAGATATTCGTCCGTTTATTGACGATATGCCAACGGCTTATTCACAGGCAGATCTAGTCATTTGCCGTGCAGGTGCAATGACTGTATCCGAATTGGCTGCATGTGGTGTGGCCTCTTGCTTGATTCCATTTCCCTATGCGATTGATGATCATCAAACAGCGAATGCCAAATTCTTATCGGATGCGGACGCAGCAGTTTTATTGCCTCAGCAGTCTCTTAACCCTCACGATTTAGCGTTGATGATTCAAAACTTTAATCGGGATGATCTTAAAGATATGGCTGTGCGTGCACACGCGTTAGCCAAGCCAAATGCAACTCAGCGAGCAGCTGAAGTGTGTGCTGATTGTGCAGGAGTAGGCGTATGAAACATATTGTTCAGCAGATTCACTTCATTGGTATCGGTGGCGCAGGTATGAGCGGCATTGCAGAGGTACTTTTGAACTTAGGCTACCAAGTTTCCGGCTCTGATTTGGCCGAGAGCGTGACTACTAAGCGCTTAAAAGACTTAGGCGCGGTCATTCATATTGGGCATGATCCTAAAAATATAGGGACTGCAGAAGCAGTTGTGATTTCTACCGCAGTTGCAGGCAATAATCCTGAAGTATTGGCTGCTCGTGCGGCAAAAATTCCAGTAATCCAACGCGCTGTGATGCTTGGTGAATTAATGCGTTTAAAGCAAGGCATTGCTATCGCTGGAACTCACGGTAAAACAACCACTACCAGTCTAGTGGCTTCAGTTCTGGCGGAAGGCGGTCTAGATCCTACCTTTGTTATTGGCGGTAAGCTCAATTCAGCTGGCGCAAATGCGCGTTTAGGTCGCGGTGATTTCATTGTGGTTGAGGCCGATGAGTCTGATGCATCATTCTTGCAACTCTTCCCAGCTATGGAAGTGGTGACCAATATTGATGCTGATCATATGGATACGTATCAGCATGATATGGCGAGATTGAAGCAAGCCTTTGTGCAATTTATTCAGCGTATGCCTTTCTATGGCGTAGCAGTTTTGTGTATTGATGATGCAAACGTACGTGACATCATTCCTTTTGTATCTCAACCAGTATTACGTTACGGCCTCTCTGAGGATGCTGACATTCGGGCAAGCAATATCCGTGCCGATGGAACGCGTATGCACTTTACTGTTGAGCGTCGTACTGTTCGTCGGCATGGCAATAAGCCAGGCCCACTCAATGTGACATTAAATCTTCCTGGCTTACATAACGTTCGTAATGCGCTGGCTGCAATTGGTATTGCAACTGAGTTAGGTGTCGGCGATGAAGCGATTGCTAAAGCCTTATCTGAGTTTGATGGTGTGGGCCGTCGCTTTCAACGCTATGGTGACATTCCACTGGCAGCAGGCGGTAGTTACACCTTGATTGATGATTATGGTCATCACCCTGTAGAGATGGCAGCAACATTGGCCGCTGCACGGGGCGCTTTCCCTGATCGCCGTTTAGTGTTGGCATTCCAGCCTCATCGCTTTACAAGAACTCGCGATTGTTTCGGTGAATTTGTTCAAGTTCTCAGAAATTTTGATGCCTTGGTATTAACTGAGGTTTATCCAGCGGGTGAAGCAAAGATTCCTGGGGCAGATGGAAAAAGTCTGATGAAGGCGGCCTTAGTAGAAGATAAAAATTTCAAAGGATTACTCAATACGGATGCTGTAGTTTTTGCAGCTAATGTTGCTGAGATGCCTGAAATGTTAAGTCAAGTATTAAAAGATGGAGATGTATTGATTACGATGGGCGCAGGTTCAATTTCTGCTTTGCCTCACACCTTGTCGGAGGCAAAGAATGTCTAAGCAAGACCCTACTTTATGGGGTGACCGCGTCAAATTGCGCTTAGCGAACTTAGATGTGAAAACATTTGGTCGGGTAGGTGTTTTGCTGGGTGGCCGCTCTGGCGAGCGTGAGATTTCTTTGATGTCGGGTAATGGTGTGTTACAGGCCCTTCTATCCAAAGGAGTGGATGCCCATAGCTTTGATACAGGCTTGCGGAGCCCAACTGAATTGGCTGCTGAAAAATTCGATCGGATCTTCATTTCATTGCATGGTCGCTATGGTGAGGATGGCACGATTCAAGGCTTACTAGAGTTGCTTGAATTGCCTTACACCGGTAGCGGTGTATTAGCTTCTGCATTAGCAATTGACAAGATTGTTACTAAGCAAGTTTGGATTAGTAATGGACTTTCTACTCCTGAATTTGAAGAGTTAACTGCAAACAGCGACTGGAATGGAGTGGTTAAGCATCTTGGCTTACCCTTAATTGTGAAGCCTGCGCATGAAGGATCTTCATTAGGTTTAACTAAGGTGAAGTCTGTCGAAGAGTTACCTGCTGCTTATCAATTAGCTGCTGGGCTCGATAAAAAAGTGATTGCAGAAACATGCATCGTGGGTGATGAGTTAACTTGCCCATTAGTTGGTCAAGGTGAGACTGCTGAAGCATTGCCTGTCATCAAAATTATTCCACCACAGGCCAATTACGATTTCCATAATAAATATTTCTCTGATGAGACTCAGTATTTGTGCCCAACAGGCCTTACTGCTGAGGTGAATGAGCGAGTTCAAGAGTTGGCTTTAGCTGCGTATAAAGCGCTTGGCTGTCAGACTTGGGGTCGCGCTGATGTGATGCTCGATCAAAAAACAGGTAAGCCTTATTTACTAGAGATGAATACTTCTCCTGGCATGACTTCACATTCATTGGTACCTATGGCTGCAAAAGCTGCTGGGGTTGAATATGCTGATTTAGTACTGTGGTTATTAAGCCAAACCCTCCAAGATAAAGAGGTTGCCACTGCATGAGTAACTTCATGGACCGGTTCGGCGAAATCTTCGCCATGCTGATGTCTCCACTTTGGAATCATCCAGAGCGGATGCAGAAGCTTAGCCGTTTCTTGATGCGTTGTTTTGTAGTCATGCTTGTGATTGGGGTACTGGTCTGGTTAAGTCAGCGCCCAGTATTTGCCCTAAAGCAAATTCAGATTGAACCAGTCGCAGGCCAAACTTTAAAGCACATCAACAAATCACTCGTGAAGCAGCAAGTTTCAGAGACAGTGCAAGGGAACTTCTTTAGTGTTCGCTTAGAAGATGTCAAGCGTGGATTTGAAACGATGCCGTGGGTTCGTCATGCCAATGTGCGACGAGTTTGGCCCAATGGCTTGATAGTAAGCATTGAAGAACAAAAGCCATTTGGCACCTGGGGCGGTGCTGATAGCCGCGCTTTAATGAATACTCATGGAGAAATCTTTGCTGGCCGTGTTTCTGAGGTTGGTGACGATGTGCATTTAATTGATTTCCATGGACCCGAGGATTCAGGTCAAGAAGTGATGAGTCTTTATGAAAAAGCGAATAACTGGTTCAAGCCCTGGGGCGCAGAAGTCACTAGCCTGGCGTTAACTGAACGTTATGCCTGGCATATCAAACTTTCAAATGGCATGAAGGTGGAGTTTGGCCGGGATGAAGAAAGTTCTGACAAAACATTAACGGAAGAGCGTGTTGCGCGTCTCTTCAAATATTGGCCACAAGTTCAAGAGAAGTGGTCGAACAGAATTGATGCAGTGGATTTGCGTTATGCAAATGGTTTTGCGGTTCATCTTGCTGCTGCAAGTGTGAAAAAGAACGATGTCGATGGTAAGAAAAGCGAGCTGAAGCAATGAAGGAACGGGTATGAGTAAAGATAATCGCGATCTATTAGTTGGATTAGATATTGGAACATCCAAGGTGGTCGCTTTGGTCGCAGAATTAGCACCTGATGGCCAATTCAATGTGGTTGGTGTTGGACAAACTGCTTCTAAAGGCCTGAAGAAGGGCGTAGTTGTCAATATTGAAGCAACCGTTCAGTCGATTCAGAAGGCCTTAGAAGAAGCTGAGATCATGGCTGATCGCCAAATCGTTCAAGTTTTTACCGGTATTGCTGGTAATCACATTGTGAGTTTTAACTCGAGTGGCATGGTTGCGATTCGCGATAAAGAGGTGAGCTCTGGAGATGTGGAGCGTGTACTAGAGACTGCAAAAGCAATCAATATTCCTACTGATCAACAGATTTTGCACATTCTCGTTCAGGAATTCATCATTGATGGTCAAGAAGATGTCCGTGAGCCGATTGGGATGAGTGGTTTGCGCCTTGAGGTAAAGGTACACATTGTTACTGGCGCTGTTAGTGCTGCACAAAATATTGTGAAATGTGTGCGTCGCTGTGGTCTTGAGGTTAATGACCTTATTTTGCAACCTCTAGCATCCAGTCTTGCTGTACTAACTGAAGATGAAAAAGAATTAGGCGTGGTCTTGGTTGATATTGGTGGGGGCACTACCGATATTGCCATCTATTGCCAAGGGTCTATTCGTCATACAGCAGTAATCCCAATTGCAGGCGATCAAATTACCAATGACATTGCGATGGCATTGCGTACCCCAACAATTGATGCGGAAGATTTGAAGATTGCGCACGGTATCGCCCGTCAAGAAATGGCAGATCCAACTGCCATGATCGATGTACCTGGAGTGGGGGATCGTGAGCCACGTCCAATGTCTAAACAAGCCTTAGCGGCAGTGATCGAACCGCGTGTTGAAGAGCTATTTACTTTAGTAAGAGGGGTAGTAAGAGACTCTGGCTATGAAGATATGGTCTCTTCAGGAATAGTTTTGACTGGTGGCACAGCTTTAATGCCAGGCATGGTTGAGTTGGCCGAGCAAGTCTTCTTGCGACCTGCGCGAATTGGTACACCTGAATATCGCGGTCATTTACATGAGGTCCTTCGCAGCCCTCGTTTTGCTACCAGCATTGGTTTGTTAATGGAAGGCCAGGCGCAATTGTTGCGTGGTCGTCGTGTTTCTCAGTCAGGCGCTTTACAAGGTGTGATCTCGCGCATGAAGGAATGGTTTGCAGGAAATTTTTAAGTTTTTTCGTCGTCGTCAATGTAGTACGTTTTTTACCTAGGAGGGTATATGGAATTTGAAATGTTAGATCAAGAAACAGCTGGTAAGACCATCATCAAAGTAGTTGGAGTTGGTGGCGCTGGTGGTAATGCTGTTCAACACATGATCCGTCGCGGAGTGAATGGCGTAGAGTTTATTTGCATGAACACCGATGCTGGCGCTTTACAGCGTTCTGAGGCATCTGTGAATTTGCAACTGGGCTCTAGCGGATTAGGTGCTGGCGCTAAACCAGAAATCGGCGCTGCTTCTGCTGAAGAAGCCCGCGCACGAATTGCGGACACACTGCAAGGCGCCCATATGGTGTTCATTACTGCTGGTATGGGTGGGGGCACTGGTACTGGTGCAGCTCCAATTGTTGCTCAAGTGGCTAAAGAAATGGGCATCTTGACTGTTGGCGTTATTAGCAAGCCATTTGATTTTGAGGGTGTAAAGCGCTTGAAGGTTGCTGAGAATGGTGCCGCTGAGCTCGAGTCTTATGTGGATTCATTGATTGTGGTTCTCAATGAGAAGCTCTTTGAAGTCATGGGCGAAGATGCAGAGTTTGATAAAGCTTTTGCATGCGCTGATGATGTATTGCATAACGCGGTTTCTGGTATTGCAGAAATTATCAATGTTCAAGGTTTGATTAACGTTGACTTTGAGGACGTGAAGACTGTAATGGGCGAGCAAGGTAAGGCGATGATGGGAACTGCAACAGTTTCTGGTATGGATCGCGCACGCTTGGCTGCCGAAGCTGCAGTTGCTTCACCATTGCTCGAAGGTGTAGATTTATCAGGAGCACGTGGCGTATTAGTCAACATTACTGCTAGCCGTTCATTGAAGTTGTCTGAAACGCGTGAAGTGATGGCTGCTATTCGTGGTTATGCTGCTGATGATGCAACTGTCATCTTTGGTACCGTGTACGACGAGAGCTTGGGCGATGCCTTGCGTGTCACTGTTGTTGCTACTGGTTTAAATAATCCACAAGCGCGTCAAAATCATCAACCAGAAGTAGTATGGAGACAGGCTACTGGTACTCATGATGCAATGCCAACTATGGCTGATCTCAATAGCTTTGCTCCGGCTAGTGCATCTGCAGCTATTAGCAAGGTGAGTTTGGATTCTGCATTGAGTACTAGTGCAGGTATGGCCTTGACTGGCTCTGCAAGTGCACCAGCAGCAGCGCAAGCAGCAAGCACTGGGGTTGATTACAGTCAGTATGATTTACCGCGTGTATTTCGTAGCTCTCGTGAGGCGACTCCTGCGCCAACTTTAGGTGCAGACAGCTCACCTCAAGCAAAGACCTTGCTTGATAAAGGGGCTGATTACTATGAAATCCCTGCGTTTTTACGTAAA includes:
- the murG gene encoding undecaprenyldiphospho-muramoylpentapeptide beta-N-acetylglucosaminyltransferase, which produces MTKPSILVMAGGTGGHIFPGLAVAEYLRLCGWNVSWLGNQSGMEYRLVKSCNFPFEAVEFGGLRGKGLKAKLMLPINLARACFQSWKIMRRLKPSVVLGMGGYITFPGGLVTKFLKRPLVLHESNSVAGSANRALAKIAMRTLTGFPNTMANAEWVGNPIRQEFENMPAPALRYEQRQGLLSILVVGGSLGAVALNENIPAALALIPKDLRPKVIHQAGDKHLADLQKRYADLGVEADIRPFIDDMPTAYSQADLVICRAGAMTVSELAACGVASCLIPFPYAIDDHQTANAKFLSDADAAVLLPQQSLNPHDLALMIQNFNRDDLKDMAVRAHALAKPNATQRAAEVCADCAGVGV
- the murC gene encoding UDP-N-acetylmuramate--L-alanine ligase, which gives rise to MKHIVQQIHFIGIGGAGMSGIAEVLLNLGYQVSGSDLAESVTTKRLKDLGAVIHIGHDPKNIGTAEAVVISTAVAGNNPEVLAARAAKIPVIQRAVMLGELMRLKQGIAIAGTHGKTTTTSLVASVLAEGGLDPTFVIGGKLNSAGANARLGRGDFIVVEADESDASFLQLFPAMEVVTNIDADHMDTYQHDMARLKQAFVQFIQRMPFYGVAVLCIDDANVRDIIPFVSQPVLRYGLSEDADIRASNIRADGTRMHFTVERRTVRRHGNKPGPLNVTLNLPGLHNVRNALAAIGIATELGVGDEAIAKALSEFDGVGRRFQRYGDIPLAAGGSYTLIDDYGHHPVEMAATLAAARGAFPDRRLVLAFQPHRFTRTRDCFGEFVQVLRNFDALVLTEVYPAGEAKIPGADGKSLMKAALVEDKNFKGLLNTDAVVFAANVAEMPEMLSQVLKDGDVLITMGAGSISALPHTLSEAKNV
- a CDS encoding D-alanine--D-alanine ligase → MSKQDPTLWGDRVKLRLANLDVKTFGRVGVLLGGRSGEREISLMSGNGVLQALLSKGVDAHSFDTGLRSPTELAAEKFDRIFISLHGRYGEDGTIQGLLELLELPYTGSGVLASALAIDKIVTKQVWISNGLSTPEFEELTANSDWNGVVKHLGLPLIVKPAHEGSSLGLTKVKSVEELPAAYQLAAGLDKKVIAETCIVGDELTCPLVGQGETAEALPVIKIIPPQANYDFHNKYFSDETQYLCPTGLTAEVNERVQELALAAYKALGCQTWGRADVMLDQKTGKPYLLEMNTSPGMTSHSLVPMAAKAAGVEYADLVLWLLSQTLQDKEVATA
- a CDS encoding cell division protein FtsQ/DivIB — its product is MSNFMDRFGEIFAMLMSPLWNHPERMQKLSRFLMRCFVVMLVIGVLVWLSQRPVFALKQIQIEPVAGQTLKHINKSLVKQQVSETVQGNFFSVRLEDVKRGFETMPWVRHANVRRVWPNGLIVSIEEQKPFGTWGGADSRALMNTHGEIFAGRVSEVGDDVHLIDFHGPEDSGQEVMSLYEKANNWFKPWGAEVTSLALTERYAWHIKLSNGMKVEFGRDEESSDKTLTEERVARLFKYWPQVQEKWSNRIDAVDLRYANGFAVHLAAASVKKNDVDGKKSELKQ
- the ftsA gene encoding cell division protein FtsA, producing MSKDNRDLLVGLDIGTSKVVALVAELAPDGQFNVVGVGQTASKGLKKGVVVNIEATVQSIQKALEEAEIMADRQIVQVFTGIAGNHIVSFNSSGMVAIRDKEVSSGDVERVLETAKAINIPTDQQILHILVQEFIIDGQEDVREPIGMSGLRLEVKVHIVTGAVSAAQNIVKCVRRCGLEVNDLILQPLASSLAVLTEDEKELGVVLVDIGGGTTDIAIYCQGSIRHTAVIPIAGDQITNDIAMALRTPTIDAEDLKIAHGIARQEMADPTAMIDVPGVGDREPRPMSKQALAAVIEPRVEELFTLVRGVVRDSGYEDMVSSGIVLTGGTALMPGMVELAEQVFLRPARIGTPEYRGHLHEVLRSPRFATSIGLLMEGQAQLLRGRRVSQSGALQGVISRMKEWFAGNF
- the ftsZ gene encoding cell division protein FtsZ, with product MEFEMLDQETAGKTIIKVVGVGGAGGNAVQHMIRRGVNGVEFICMNTDAGALQRSEASVNLQLGSSGLGAGAKPEIGAASAEEARARIADTLQGAHMVFITAGMGGGTGTGAAPIVAQVAKEMGILTVGVISKPFDFEGVKRLKVAENGAAELESYVDSLIVVLNEKLFEVMGEDAEFDKAFACADDVLHNAVSGIAEIINVQGLINVDFEDVKTVMGEQGKAMMGTATVSGMDRARLAAEAAVASPLLEGVDLSGARGVLVNITASRSLKLSETREVMAAIRGYAADDATVIFGTVYDESLGDALRVTVVATGLNNPQARQNHQPEVVWRQATGTHDAMPTMADLNSFAPASASAAISKVSLDSALSTSAGMALTGSASAPAAAQAASTGVDYSQYDLPRVFRSSREATPAPTLGADSSPQAKTLLDKGADYYEIPAFLRKQAD